The genomic stretch TTGCCGGAGCGGTCCGTGAGATGGGCCGAGAGCAGGCAGCGGCCGGACACGGCCATGCACATGGCGCCATGCACGAAGACCTCGAATTCGAGGTCGGGCACCTTGGCGACCATGGCCCGGATGCGGGACGCGCCCAGTTCGCGGGCCACGTTGACGCGGCGCGCGCCCAGGTCGAGCCAGAAGGCGGCCGCGGCGGAATTGGAGGTGTTGGCCTGGGTGGAGATGTGGACGGGGATGTGCGGCGCGCGGCGCCTGGCCATGGCCGCGATGCCCGGGTCGGCGATGATGACGCCGTCCACGGCGATGTCCGCCAGCTCATCCAGGTAGGCCTCGACTCCGGGCAGGTGCTCTTCGCGGGCCAGGAGGTTGAGGGCGAAATAGACCTTGGCGCCCTTGCCGTGGGCCAGTTCCACGGCGCTGCGCAACTCAGGGAAGGAGAATCCTTCGGTCTTGGCGCGCAGGCTCAGGGCGCGGCCGCCCAGATACACCGCGTCGGCGCCGTAGGCCAGGGCCGTGGCGAGCTTGTCCGGGTTGCCGGCCGGGGCGAGAAGTTCGGGGAGCGGTTTGGGCATGGTCAGGAGCAGGACGGAAGGGTCAGACCCTGCGCCACGCGACGTTCCTTCATGCGCCGCACCAGTTCGTAGGACGGGCGCAGTCCGCCCTTGCCGCGTCCCAGGGCGATGCCGGGCTTGTTGTCGCCGTGAAAGTCGGACCCGGCGCTCGGCAGCAGGTCGAGCCTGCGGCAGAGGTCGGCGTAGGCGTTGGTCTGGGCCTGGGTGTGCATGGAATAGAAGACCTCCACCCCGTCGAGCCCCCAGTCCTTGAGTTCCCTGACCACCTCTTCGAGACTCCTGCCCTGCGGGCGCAGGGTGCAGGGGTGGGCCAGGATGACCGTGGCGCCTTCGCCCTTGAGCAGCTCGATGCCCTGGCTGGGCAGGAGCTTCTCCTTGGGGGCGTAGCCTTTGGTCCCCGGCCGCAGCCAGTTGAGAAACGCGTCCTGGAAGTTGACGGCCACGCCCTTGGCCACCAGAAGCTGGGCGATGTGCGGCCGCCCGACGCTGCCGCCGGCGATCGCCTCCAGTTCGTCGTAGGTGACCTGTACCCCGTACCTGTTGAGGTTGCCGATGATGGCCTCGTTGCGCTGCCTGCGGAGCACGGTCAGGTGGTCCAGGGCCGCCTGGAGCCTGGGCGACCGCAGCGGGAGCCACAGCCCCAGCAGGTGCATGCTGCCGTGCTCCGACTCGACGCTCAGCTCACAGCCGCCGATGACTTCAAGCCCCAGTTCGCTCCCGGCGGCGCAGGCCTCGGGCAGTCCCTCAACCGTGTCGTGGTCCGTCAGGGCGATGGCCTTGAGGCCGGCCCTTACGGCTGCGGCGATGAGTTCCGCGGGACGGAGGGTGCCGTCGGAGGCGGTGGAGTGGGTATGCAAATCTATTTCAGCCATGGGTACGGGGTACGGCAGGTGTTGTGTGATGACAAGGCGGAAGTGGGCAATAAAAAAAACGGCACGCGCCAAAAAGGCGCGTGCCGGGAACTCGTGCGCGGGGGATTACTTGAAGCGGTAGGTGATTCTGCCGCGGGTCAGGTCGTACGGAGAAAGCTCGACCTTGACGCGGTCGCCGGGCAGGATGCGAATGTAGAACTTGCGCATCTTGCCGGAAATGTGCCCGAGCACCTGATGCCCGTTTTCCAGACGTACCAGGAACATGGCATTGGGCATGGCTTCCTCGACGACACCTTCGACTTCAATTGACTCTTCCTTGGCCATATAAAACGAATACCTTCTTACGTGTTTTCAGGAGTTTTTGGTTAAAGCCAGCACTCCTTACCCGCTTGATGCGCAAATGACAAGGCCGGATATGCCCTGGCCCAGCCGGCGTCCGTCAACGCGGAACCCTTCGGGAGCCGGTTGCGTTCTCGATGGCCGCGGTCAGGGCGTGGAAGTCCATGGGCTTGGCGATGAAGTCGTTCATCCCGGCCGCCAGGAAGCGCTCCCGGTCCCCGAGCATGGCGTTGGCGGTCACGGCGATGATCGGGGTCTCGGCATGAGCCCGGAATTCGGGCGCGTTGCGGATGATGCGGGCCGTTTCCACCCCGTCGAGGCCGGGCAGGTGGATGTCCATGAGAATGCAGTCGAAGTCGGATTCCTGCAGCACGTGCAAGGCCTCCAGGCCCGTGTCGACCTCGCTCACGGCGTATCCGGATTTTTCGAGCAGGGCTTTGGAGGTCTTCTGGTTGAACAGGTCGTCCTCCACGAGCAGGATGCGATGCCCCGACCGTTTTTCCGCACCGGTCGGCAGTGCTGGCGCATCCTCCTGTTCATCGGCCAGGCCGAAGGGCAGGGTCACGGTGACGGCCGTGCCTTCGCCCGGCCGGCTCCGGGCTTCGATCCGGCCGCCCATGAGTTCGACCAGGCGGCGGACGATGGCCAGGCCCAGGCCCACGCCGCGGTTGCAGGCCTGGGTGAGCTGCTCGAAGGGTTCGAAGATGAGGCCGAGCTTGTCCTCGGGGATGCCGCAACCGCTGTCGCAGACGCGGAAGGCCACGTTCAGCCTGTTGCCGGCGTCGGAACCCAGGAGCGACGCCTCGACGCGCACGAAGCCGCGTTCGGTGAACTTCAGGGAATTGCCGACGAGGTTCAGGAGAATCTGCCGCAGGCGCGTCTCGTCGCCGACAAGGCGGTCCGGCAGGAGCGGGTCGAGTTCGAAGCTGGTGCGCACGTCCCTGCGGGAGCTGACCGGCTTGAAGATGTCCAGGACCGAGCGCCTGACCTCGCTCATGGAAAAGGGGGCTTCCTGTAGGGTCAGCTTGCCGGCCTCGACCCTGGAGAGGTCGAGGATGTCGGACAGAAGCCGCGTCATGCGCCGAGCCGCCTGGGTGGCCATGTGTATGTATTCGCTCTGTTCGGCGTCCAGACTCGTGGTGTTCATGAGCTGCAGCATGCCGAGTATGCCGTTTAAGGGGGTGCGGATCTCGTGGCTCATGTTGGCCAGGAATTCGCTTTTGGCGTCGCTGGCCGCCTGGGCCTTGAGGCCGGCCAGCCGCAGGGACTCCTCGACTTCCCGGCGCAGGCCGATGTTGACGAGCATGCGCGCGAACATGGCCAGGAGGGTGTACTCGTCGTCGCAGAACGGCCTGGCCTGCCGGACGGAGTCGAAGCCGACGCAGCCGATGCACTGCTCCCCGCGCAGCAGGGGCACGGTCATGAGGCTCCTGATCCCCTGCGGTTCGAGGGTGCTCCGCAGGGGCCCTGGGGGCAGGGCCGTGACGTCCTCGACATGGTGGGGCCGGCCGCGGGTCAGCTCCGCCAGGCCTTCGCCGATCTGGTCCAGGGGCAGTTCCCGCAGGTTCTGGATCTGGGCGGGTATGCCCTCGGCGCACCATTCGTGGGTGTTGACGGCGATGCCGCGGTCGAAATGGAACTCGAAGATGTAGGCCCGGTCGGCGTCGACGAACCTGCCCATCTCCTCCAGGCAGCCGTGGATGGCCGCGTCGACCTCGTCCAGGGGGATGTTGATGCAGGTGGCGGCGACATTGACCAGGATGCGCTGGAAGAGAATCCGCCTTTTGGCGTTCTCTTCAGCCAGCTTGCGGGCCGTGATGTCGCGGACCACGACCAGCACGCCGCTGCATCGGTTCTCCTGATCGAGAAGGGGGCTTTTGGTCGTGCTGACCCAGATGGGCTGTCCGGAGCCTTTGGCCTGTTCCTCGATGTTGCGGGGGGCGAGACTCTCCATGACCTGCGCGTCCAGAGCCTGGTACGCGGCGGCCAGGTCGGGCGGGAACAGGTCGAAATCGGTGCGTCCGAGGATAATCGCCTCGGGCTTGCCGAGAAACCGGCACATGGCCGGATTGACGGCCCTGTAGACGCCGCAGGTGTCCTTGATGGCCACAATCTCCTGCATGGCCGCCAGAATGGCCCTGCCGGAAAGGTTGCGGAGCGTGCTCGACGTGTCGGTCCCAGCCGCCGGGCCGCCGGGTCCGGGCCACCTCGTGTCGTTGACGCCTTTTCCGGTTTCGGATTGGTGCAGTTTGCCCGGGTCCGTCTCGAATGCCATGCTTCCCCCCCACTGAAACTGCGACGCAATGTGTCGGGATGTCCGTACTCGGCATGCGCGTATGACAACATCTCCCGCAAGTGTGTGAAAAGAGCCGGTCCGGCAAGTTTCGGGAGAATTGTCATACGACACTCATGTACCATGAGCATTACAGAATACACGTCGGGTTTCAATGCAGACGATCATGAAATTGTGCATCTTGATCAGATGCATGAACGCTGAAGCGTCATTCCCTTCCTCGGGAAGTGCGCATGCCCTGTGCCTCTGTTCCTGTCGCGGGGACGATGCGCCTTTGCCGGTCTGGGGCCTGCGGGATGAGGATTTTTCTCGAAAAGAAAAGATTTTTGGGGTACAAGGGCACTGTGCCGCTGCGGCGTCCCGCTTGGGCTTTCGGGGATGACCGCGGGCATGAGACGCATCCCGTACGGACCGGAGCCATACATGCCTTCTCCCGTTGCGCAGCCTTCCTTGTCCAACCGCCTGTCCCTGTCCCTGGGCATCCTCAGCACGGGCATCGTGCTGGTCGTCACGGCCATGGTCTTCCTGTTCCTGACCTGGCGGGTCGGGGTGCAGATGGAGGAACGGTCCGAGAGCACCATCGCGTTTCTGTCCAGGTCGCTCGAAACGCCGTTCTGGACCCTGGACAAGGACAGCGCCGTGGCCGTGGCCCAGGCCACGGTCATGAACCCCGCCGTGGGGCTGCTCGAACTGCGCGACGGTCGGGGAGAGACATGGTTCGTGCACGACGGCGGAGGCAAGCTGTTCATCCTCCGCGAGGCCGACGTGCGCTACGAAGGGCAGGTCATCGGCCACATCCGCCTGGGTCTGGACGAGTCGGACAGGATCAGAACCGTGACGAGCATCGGCCTGGCCGGGGGCGGGATCGCCCTGTTCATCATCGGCGTGCAGTACTTTCTGGCCGCGCGCCTGCTGCGGCGCTATTTCCGCGGCCCGTTCAGCGCCCTGGACGCGCTGGTCGGCGCCTATGCCAGGGGCGCGTACGATGTCCCCCCTCCCGACGTGGAATATGCCGAATTCGTTCCCTTGAGGCGGACCTTCCTGGGCATGGGGCGGACCATCGAACGGCAGATGGCCCAGTTGCGCGAAAGCGAGGAGCGATACCGGGCCATTTTCGACAACTCCCCGGTCGGCATTTTCCGGACGACCTTCGAAGGAGCCCTGCTGGAGGGGAACCCGGCCCTGGCGCGCATGTTCGGCTACGTCGACCAGTATGAGTTCCTGGCTTCGGACGACGCCAATGTCCAGTCCGTCTACGCCGACCCCGCCTCCAGGCGGCATTTCCTGCAGACGGTCCTGCAGTCGGACAGGCCGGTCAGCATCGAGAACGCGTTCGTGCGCAAGGACGGGACCGCATTCGACGCGGTCCTGACGGCCTCGGTCCAGCGGGACGACGGCGGACGGCCCTTTCTGCTCAACGGCGTGGTCGAGGACGTCAGCGCACGCAAGGAGGCCGAAAGGTCCCTGGCACGAGAGCGCCAGCTCATGGCCGCCATCTTCGAGAGCGTCCCGGGCCTCCTGTTCCTGTACGACAGCCATGGGCGCCTCGTGCGCTGGAACAGGGCCCACGAGGTCATGACGGGGTATTCCTCGCAGGAGATATCGGGCAGGACCCTTTTCGACTGGTTCGTCGGTCCCCGGGAGAATGTCTCCCGAGTGGTCGATGCGCTGCGCCGCGGGAAAAAGGACGGCGCTGCCACGGTGGAGGCCGAGATGACGGCCAAGGACGGCCGCAGGATACCGATGCTCTTCTCGGGCGTCGGGGTGGACGTGGACGGCGAACTGTTCCTCACGGGCATCGGCATCGACATCACCGAGCGCAAGGAGGTGGAGGAGCGGCTGCGGCAGTCCGAGGAGAAGTTCTCACGCCTCTTCCGCCTGTCCCCCGACGCCATCGTGCTCTTGGACCTCGACCATGGCCGCATCGTCGACGTCAACGAGGCCTTCTCGCGCGTCGCCGGCTACTCCTGGGACGAAGCGGTGGGCAGGACCGCCAGCGACCTGCTGCTCTACGGACGGCCCGGCGATCGGGACGCGTTGCGGCAGGCCATCCGGGAGCGTGATCTCGTCGAGAACGTCAACTTCGCCCTGGGCCGCAAGGACGGAATCGTGGTCGCGTGCGTGCTCTCGGCCCAGCGGGTCCAGTTGGAGGGGCGCGAGTGCGTGCTGTGCGTGCTGCGTGACGTCACGGAGCTCAAGCGCATGCAGGACATGATGATCCAGACCGAAAAGATGATCTCCGTGGGCGGCATCGCCGCGGGCGTGGCGCACGAGATCAACAACCCCCTGGGCATCATCATGGTCACCAGCCAGAACCTCGCGCAGCGCACCAGGCCGGATTTCCCGAAGAACATCGAGGTGGCGCGCGGCATCGGCCTCGACATGAACCTGCTCGACCAGTACATGCGGGCCCGCGGCCTGTACGGGTTCATCGAGAACATCCAGCAGGCGGCCCTGCGCGCGGCCGACATCATCCGCCACATGCTCGACTTCAGCCGACGCAGCGAGTCCAAGCGCAGGGTCTGCGACCTGCGCGCCATCATCGAACGCTCCCTTTTCCTGGCCGAAAGCGATTACGACCTGAAGAAGAACTACGATTTCAGGAGGATCCGTATCGTCTGGGAAAGCGACAGCGGCCCCCATCTGGTCAACTGCACGGAGACCGAGATCGAGCAGGTCTTCCTCAACCTGCTGCGCAACTCGGCCCAGGCCATGGCTTTGGCCAGGCCCGAGATTGCCGACCCGAGCATCACGATCCGACTTTCCGCCCACGACGGCAGGGTCGCGGCGCAGGTCGAGGACAACGGGCCGGGGATGCCGCCAGACGTCCAGCGCAGGGCCTTCGAACCCTTCTTCACCACCAAGCCGCCCGGCGTGGGCACGGGGCTCGGCCTGTCCGTGTCCTACTTCATCATCACCCGCAGCCATGACGGCTGCATGAGCCTCGAATCGGCCCCGGGCCGAGGGGCGAAATTCACCATCGACCTTCCCGCTCTCGGGCAAGAGCAGACACGGGAGGAAGCGTGCGCCCAATTGCCATGATCATCGCTGGGGGCGCGTAACTCCGCACGAATACTGCCGCGGGACAATGAACCACGGCTCCGGACCGGCCGGAAAGACGGCGGCCCGGTGGTGGCGGAAATTCCATCCGCAGCGTGACGGACGGGGTTGACGGCGTCATGTCCCGCAAAACGTCCTGTACTGCGCGTTCGAGGTCGCAGGTGGCGCGGCGAAGGCGGCGTGGGCCGGGTTGTCCTCGTAGGGTTTCTCCAGGGCCCGCAGGAGTCGCGTCATGGCCGTCATGTCGCCGTTTTCGGCGGCTTCCAGGGCCTCCTCCACGCGGTGGTTGCGCGGGATGACGGCCGGGTTGCGGGCGAGCATGAGGCGCCTGGCCACGTGCAGGGGTTCGTGCTGCCGCGTGAGACGCGCCTGCCATCTGTCGTGCCAGACTTTGAAACCTTCGCCGCGGAAGAAGGGTGTGTCGGGCAAAGGGTCGCGGCAGAGGTCGCGCAGGGTGCGCGTGTAGTCCGCCCCTTCCTCGCGCATGAGCGTGAGCAGCGCCTGGGCCAGGTCTGCGTCGCCGTCCTCGCGGCCGAAAAGGCCCAGCTTGGCGCCCATGCCCTCAAGCCAGAAATCGCGGAACACGGCCGGGAACGTTTCGAGCACCGCCGTGGCCATCTCCACCGCCTGGTCCTCGCTGTCGTGCAGCAGCGGCAGCAGCGTCTCGGCGAAGCGCGTCAGGTTCCACTGGGCGATGGACGGCTGGTTGCCGTAGGCGTAGCGCCCCCCGTGGTCGATGGAACTGAAGACCGTGGCCGGGTCGTAGGCGTCCATGAAGGCGCAGGGCCCGAAGTCGATGCTCTCGCCGCACAGGGACATGTTGTCGGTGTTCATGACCCCATGGATGAACCCGACGTGCAGCCACCGGGCCACCAGGGAGGCCTGGCGCGCCAGGACAGAGGCCAGGAGGGCCGGGATGGGGTCTTCGGCCTCGCGCAGTTCCGGGAAATGCCGGTCGATGGTGTACAGGGCCAGGGCGCGGAGGTCTTCGGGGTTGCCCTGCGATGCGGCGTATTCGAAGGTGCCGACCCGGATGTGGCTGGCCGCCACGCGGGTCAGTATGGCGCCGGGAAGTCTGGTCTCGCGGTGGACGTGTTCGCCTGTGGCGACCACGGCCAGGCTGCGCGTGGTGGGGATGCCAAGAGCGTGCATGGCCTCGCTGACGATGTACTCCCGAAGCATGGGCCCCAGGGCCGCGCGCCCGTCGCCGCGGCGCGAGAACCTGGTCCGGCCCGAGCCCTTGAGCTGGATGTCGAAGCGCTCTCCGTGCGGCGTGACATGCTCTCCCAGGAGGATGGCGCGGCCGTCGCCGAGCATGGTGAAATGCCCGAACTGGTGTCCGGCGTAGGCCTGGGCGATGGGCAGGGCGCCTTGGGGCACGCTGTTGCCCGCGAACACGGCCGCGCCAAGGGCGCTGTCCAGGGCCCAGGCGTCGAGGCCCAGTTCGGCCGAAAGCGCGCGGTTGAGGATGACCAGGCGCGGGGCGGCCACGGGGACGGGCCTGGTCCGCTCGAAAAAATGTTCCGGCAGTCTCGCGTAGGTGTTGTCGAAGTTGAAGCCCAGACCGGCCGGGGCAGAGGAGGTCGTTTCGTTCATGGGCTTTCCTTATTTTTGAGAATGATTACTGTTTTGTTCTCGGTTTCGCAATCGTGGCCGAAAAAGAAATCCGTCACGAGCATGGCGATGACTTTTGCGCTTTGTCATTGTGCCGCGCTTCTGGCACACAGATATGCAGAGTGGACAGTTTGTCGAGTGAACGGAAACCCTGGAGGCGAGCATGAACGTCAAGGCCAGCCAGCTGATTGAGAAGATCAGGGAGATTCACCCTGAAATCGAGAAGAACGGCGTGCAGGTCACCTGCTACTTCGAGGACACGACCCAGTCCTGGGTGGTGGGCCTGAGTTTCGGGGACCATGAATTGGAGACCCGCCTGGACAAGGCCGACGCCGAGGACTGCCTGGGCGGACGCAAGTGCGTGCACCTGGGCGTGCAGATCGGGCGTTTCGTGGAAAATTACTGCCTGCGCGAGGACGTCTGCCCCACGGGCGTCAGGAAGTGAAGTCCGCCTTAGGGCCGGTTCGGACGGCGGCGTTTTTCCGCTTCCCTCCGTGCAATGCTTTATCCGGCGGGCCGGGGAGGCCTGTTGCTTTCCCGAGACTGTGGTGATGTAATGCGACGTCCCTGAACCGGAGGCTGACCCATCCCCCGTGTTGCCATCCGTCCAGCATGGGCGGGAATGGATGTCGCCCTTCGGCCAACCGTCACGCGTACCGCAGAATCCGGGCGACCGGTTCGTCAAGGAGAGCGCATGCTGCCGCGCAAGCAGTTCAATTTGTCCGACGTGATGCGTTGCCGGAAAACATTGGTCTGGCTGCTGGTCATCGCGCTTTCGGCGGCCTGCGCGGATTACGCCATGTGCCGCCTGCTCGCGCGACAGTTCCGCCAGGACCAGGAAATAGCCGTGACCCTTGAGCTCGGGGCCTTCCGGGCCAGGCTGGAGGAGCGGATCAACACGAACCTCTATCTGGTCCACGGCATGGCGGCCAACATCGCCGTGCGGCCGGACATGTCCGCCAGGGAGTTCAACGATTTGGCCCGCGCCCTTTTGAGCACGCGAAATTCACTGCGAAACATCGG from Desulfomicrobium escambiense DSM 10707 encodes the following:
- a CDS encoding PAS domain S-box protein — encoded protein: MPSPVAQPSLSNRLSLSLGILSTGIVLVVTAMVFLFLTWRVGVQMEERSESTIAFLSRSLETPFWTLDKDSAVAVAQATVMNPAVGLLELRDGRGETWFVHDGGGKLFILREADVRYEGQVIGHIRLGLDESDRIRTVTSIGLAGGGIALFIIGVQYFLAARLLRRYFRGPFSALDALVGAYARGAYDVPPPDVEYAEFVPLRRTFLGMGRTIERQMAQLRESEERYRAIFDNSPVGIFRTTFEGALLEGNPALARMFGYVDQYEFLASDDANVQSVYADPASRRHFLQTVLQSDRPVSIENAFVRKDGTAFDAVLTASVQRDDGGRPFLLNGVVEDVSARKEAERSLARERQLMAAIFESVPGLLFLYDSHGRLVRWNRAHEVMTGYSSQEISGRTLFDWFVGPRENVSRVVDALRRGKKDGAATVEAEMTAKDGRRIPMLFSGVGVDVDGELFLTGIGIDITERKEVEERLRQSEEKFSRLFRLSPDAIVLLDLDHGRIVDVNEAFSRVAGYSWDEAVGRTASDLLLYGRPGDRDALRQAIRERDLVENVNFALGRKDGIVVACVLSAQRVQLEGRECVLCVLRDVTELKRMQDMMIQTEKMISVGGIAAGVAHEINNPLGIIMVTSQNLAQRTRPDFPKNIEVARGIGLDMNLLDQYMRARGLYGFIENIQQAALRAADIIRHMLDFSRRSESKRRVCDLRAIIERSLFLAESDYDLKKNYDFRRIRIVWESDSGPHLVNCTETEIEQVFLNLLRNSAQAMALARPEIADPSITIRLSAHDGRVAAQVEDNGPGMPPDVQRRAFEPFFTTKPPGVGTGLGLSVSYFIITRSHDGCMSLESAPGRGAKFTIDLPALGQEQTREEACAQLP
- a CDS encoding protein adenylyltransferase SelO, with amino-acid sequence MNETTSSAPAGLGFNFDNTYARLPEHFFERTRPVPVAAPRLVILNRALSAELGLDAWALDSALGAAVFAGNSVPQGALPIAQAYAGHQFGHFTMLGDGRAILLGEHVTPHGERFDIQLKGSGRTRFSRRGDGRAALGPMLREYIVSEAMHALGIPTTRSLAVVATGEHVHRETRLPGAILTRVAASHIRVGTFEYAASQGNPEDLRALALYTIDRHFPELREAEDPIPALLASVLARQASLVARWLHVGFIHGVMNTDNMSLCGESIDFGPCAFMDAYDPATVFSSIDHGGRYAYGNQPSIAQWNLTRFAETLLPLLHDSEDQAVEMATAVLETFPAVFRDFWLEGMGAKLGLFGREDGDADLAQALLTLMREEGADYTRTLRDLCRDPLPDTPFFRGEGFKVWHDRWQARLTRQHEPLHVARRLMLARNPAVIPRNHRVEEALEAAENGDMTAMTRLLRALEKPYEDNPAHAAFAAPPATSNAQYRTFCGT
- a CDS encoding PHP domain-containing protein, with amino-acid sequence MAEIDLHTHSTASDGTLRPAELIAAAVRAGLKAIALTDHDTVEGLPEACAAGSELGLEVIGGCELSVESEHGSMHLLGLWLPLRSPRLQAALDHLTVLRRQRNEAIIGNLNRYGVQVTYDELEAIAGGSVGRPHIAQLLVAKGVAVNFQDAFLNWLRPGTKGYAPKEKLLPSQGIELLKGEGATVILAHPCTLRPQGRSLEEVVRELKDWGLDGVEVFYSMHTQAQTNAYADLCRRLDLLPSAGSDFHGDNKPGIALGRGKGGLRPSYELVRRMKERRVAQGLTLPSCS
- the infA gene encoding translation initiation factor IF-1; protein product: MAKEESIEVEGVVEEAMPNAMFLVRLENGHQVLGHISGKMRKFYIRILPGDRVKVELSPYDLTRGRITYRFK
- a CDS encoding ATP-binding protein — protein: MAFETDPGKLHQSETGKGVNDTRWPGPGGPAAGTDTSSTLRNLSGRAILAAMQEIVAIKDTCGVYRAVNPAMCRFLGKPEAIILGRTDFDLFPPDLAAAYQALDAQVMESLAPRNIEEQAKGSGQPIWVSTTKSPLLDQENRCSGVLVVVRDITARKLAEENAKRRILFQRILVNVAATCINIPLDEVDAAIHGCLEEMGRFVDADRAYIFEFHFDRGIAVNTHEWCAEGIPAQIQNLRELPLDQIGEGLAELTRGRPHHVEDVTALPPGPLRSTLEPQGIRSLMTVPLLRGEQCIGCVGFDSVRQARPFCDDEYTLLAMFARMLVNIGLRREVEESLRLAGLKAQAASDAKSEFLANMSHEIRTPLNGILGMLQLMNTTSLDAEQSEYIHMATQAARRMTRLLSDILDLSRVEAGKLTLQEAPFSMSEVRRSVLDIFKPVSSRRDVRTSFELDPLLPDRLVGDETRLRQILLNLVGNSLKFTERGFVRVEASLLGSDAGNRLNVAFRVCDSGCGIPEDKLGLIFEPFEQLTQACNRGVGLGLAIVRRLVELMGGRIEARSRPGEGTAVTVTLPFGLADEQEDAPALPTGAEKRSGHRILLVEDDLFNQKTSKALLEKSGYAVSEVDTGLEALHVLQESDFDCILMDIHLPGLDGVETARIIRNAPEFRAHAETPIIAVTANAMLGDRERFLAAGMNDFIAKPMDFHALTAAIENATGSRRVPR